In Balaenoptera ricei isolate mBalRic1 chromosome 7, mBalRic1.hap2, whole genome shotgun sequence, a single window of DNA contains:
- the LOC132368476 gene encoding vacuolar-sorting protein SNF8, which translates to MHRRGVGAGAIAKKKLAEAKYKERGTVLAEDQLAQMSKQLDMFKTNLEEFASKHKQEIRKNPEFRVQFQDMCATIGVDPLASGKGFWSEMLGVGDFYYELGVQIIEVCLALKHRNGGLITLEELHQQVLKGRGKFAQDVSQDDLIRAIKKLKALGTGFGIIPVGGTYLIQSVPAELNMDHTVVLQLAEKNGYVTVSDIKASLKWETERARQVLEHLLKEGLAWLDLQAPGEAHYWLPALFTDLYSQEITAEEAREALP; encoded by the coding sequence ATGCACCGCCGCGGAGTGGGAGCCGGCGCCATCGCCAAGAAGAAGCTTGCGGAGGCCAAGTATAAGGAGCGAGGGACTGTCTTGGCTGAGGACCAGCTGGCCCAGATGTCAAAGCAGTTGGACATGTTCAAGACCAACCTGGAAGAATTTGCCAGCAAGCACAAGCAGGAGATCCGGAAGAATCCTGAGTTCCGGGTGCAGTTCCAGGACATGTGTGCCACCATTGGGGTGGATCCTCTGGCCTCTGGAAAAGGATTTTGGTCTGAGATGCTAGGCGTGGGAGACTTCTATTACGAGCTGGGTGTCCAGATTATCGAAGTGTGCCTGGCCCTGAAACACCGGAATGGAGGTCTGATAACTCTGGAGGAACTACATCAACAGGTGTTAAAAGGAAGGGGCAAATTCGCCCAGGATGTCAGCCAAGACGACCTGATCAGGGCCATCAAGAAACTAAAGGCACTGGGCACTGGCTTCGGCATCATCCCTGTGGGCGGCACTTACCTCATTCAGTCTGTTCCAGCTGAGCTTAATATGGATCACACTGTGGTGCTGCAGCTGGCAGAGAAAAATGGCTATGTGACTGTCAGTGACATCAAAGCCAGTCTTAAATGGGAGACGGAGCGAGCGCGGCAAGTGCTGGAACACCTGCTGAAGGAAGGGCTGGCTTGGCTGGACCTGCAGGCCCCAGGGGAGGCCCACTACTGGCTGCCAGCTCTCTTCACTGATCTCTACTCCCAGGAGATTACAGCTGAGGAGGCCAGAGAAGCCCTCCCCTGA